In Agelaius phoeniceus isolate bAgePho1 chromosome 33, bAgePho1.hap1, whole genome shotgun sequence, the DNA window AGGGATTTGGGTGGTACCTTGGGGGATTGGGGAGGAattgagggggatttggggtcctggggggaaaaaagggtacaggagggtttgggggatACCTGGGGGGAAAACAGTGGGtacagggagggtttgggggatacctggggggatttggggtcctggggggaaaacagggggtacagggagggtttgggggatACCTGGGGGGAattgagggggatttggggtcctgggAGTTAACTGGGGGTCtccaggggggaaaaaaggggtatggggggtttgggggataccctggggaatttgggggtcccggggggcactgggggtctCCAGGGGGCGGTTAGGGGTGGCAGGGGGCGTTTAGGGGTATCTGcacggggatttgggggtgccagcaggaactggggctgtggggaccgAGCCCTCAGGGAGACCAGGGCCGGAATTAGTGTCGGGGGTCGCGGCCGCCCCCTCCTCACcctgaagagcagcagcagccccggccccgccgcgcacagcagcagcagcaccccctGCGCCGTCAGGATCCTGTTCTTGGTGGCGTCGCCCAGCTCCAGCAACGGCACCGGCACCTCCTCTGCCGCACCAGGTGAGTCAGCCCGGCCCCAAAAGCGCCCCCAACCCCCCAGAAACGCCCCCAGACTCACCCAGCACCCTGACGAAGGTGCCGCAGGACTGCGCGGCCGCCTGGCCCCGCCACACCCGGCAGAAGTAGAGCCCGCTGTGGTTGTGCCGCAGGTGCGGGAAGCTCAGCCGGGACACACCTGGGCGCTCGTGGCTCACCTGGCGGCCGCTGCCCTCGGCCGGCACCTCCCGCGGCCaggtgcagctccagctgtggccCAGCTGGCGCCGGGGGCACACCTGCAGCCAGGTGACGTTGGCGTCCTCGGGCTCGTAGTGGCACTCGATGGACAGGGACGAGCCCAGGGGCCCCGAGCGGGACGGGGGTCCCGGCTGCACGCGGACCCCTCCCCACGAGCCGCAGATGGGGCTGGGGTCGGGGCTGGTGGGCACCGAGAGAGGGGTGGGCGACTCCGAGTGAGGGGGCACGGCCGAGGGGGGCCAGTGGGGAGGGGTCTCGCCATGGGAACCTAGGAGGGAAATGGGGAGGGGGTCATTGGGGTCTGGGGGGTCATTGATGGGTcattggggaggggtctcgcCATGGGAACCTGGGGGGATAATGGGGGGGGTtattggggaggggtctggcgGGTcattggggaggggtctcgcCATGGGAACCTGGGGGGATAATGGGGGGGGTTAttgggaggggtctggggggtcaTTGACGGGGGGGGGTCTGGCCATGGGAACCTAGGAGggaaatggggaggggggttattggggaggggtctggggggtccttgaggggctgggggtcattggggaggggtctggccATGGGAACCTGGGGGGATAATGGGGGGGGGTTATTGGGGAGGAGTCTGGGGGGTCATTGAGGGGTcattggggaggggtctggccATGGGAACCTGGGGGGATAATGGGGAGGGGGTcattggggaggggtctggggggtcaTTGACGGGGGGGTCTGGCCATGGGAACCTAGGGGCATAATGGGGGGGGGTtattggggaggggtctggggggtcaTTGAGGGGTcattggggaggggtctggccTTGGGAACCTAGGGGGATAATGGGGAGGGGGTtattggggaggggtctggggggtccttgaggggctggggggtcaGTGGgactcctctgtgggtgggggTCTCGCCCAGGACCCCCTCAGGtgcccccaggacccccccggCCCCCCTGGCCCTTCCCCTCCAGTTTCAGTTCCCGTTGGGCACCGGAAGCTgcggggggggtcccagggagaCCCCGGcccaggtgggtgggtggggaACACCCTGAGACCCCAGACCCCAACCCGGTGACCCCGGAAGTGCGATCCTTGGCATCCCCaagaccccagacccaaactgagaccccagacccaaactGAGATCCCAGAAGTGAAATCCTTGGCATCCCCaagaccccagacccaaactGCGACCCAGACCCCAACCCGGTGACCCCGGAAGTGAGATCCTTGGCATCCCCAAGACCCAGACCCAAACCCGGTGACCCCGGAAGTGCAATCCTTGGCATCCCCaagaccccagacccaaactGCAACCCAGACCCAAACCCGGTGACCCCGGAAGTGCGATCCTTGGCATCCCaagaccccagacccaaaccTGGTGACCCCAGAAGTGAAATCCTTGGCATCCCCaagaccccagacccaaactgagaccccagacccaaactGAGATCCCAGAAGTGAAATCCTTGGCATCCCCaagaccccagacccaaactGAGACCCCAAACCCTGACACCCCGGAAATCCTGAAACACCCAGGCCCAAATGCAGAGGCCCCGGAAGTGAGATCCTCAGGagaccccagccccaaatccattACCCAGCCCGCCCCAGTGATACctgggaggaagagaaggaggctgaggatgaggagggggcTCGGACCCCCAGTTTTGGGGGAGCCCCCCGGGTTTGGGGAGCGGCCGCCATCGGCTGCATGCACCCGGGCCCGGCAGGAGATTCGCCCCAGTGCCCCGGGGGGaggagggaaatgggggaaaccgccccaaaaatcccctgagACCCTGCCCCGACTcactgggggtccccaaaatcccctgagaCCCtgccccaaaatatcccaaaatccctcggaccctgccccaaaatcccccaggaTTTCAGGGTCTGGGGGTTTCAGGGGCTTGGGTCTGGGGGTTTCAGGGTTTGGGGTCTCAGGATTTGGGTCTGGGGGGTCTCACAGTTTGGGTCTGGGGGTTTCAGGGGCTTGGGTCTGGGGGtttcagggtttggggtttcagGGGCCCTGGGGTGTCAGGGTTTGGGTCTGGGGGTCACATCCTGTGAAAAAACGCAAAtcacttatttttaaaactttaaataaCAATAATCTGTACAATTTGAATTTGGACAATGTGGGGAGGTTGGGGGGCTCCGAGGGTCACCCGtgggggcagtttgggggtcccgggggggtcccCTGGGTCCCTCCCCGCCCTTCCTGCAGGAAGCTCCGGCGGCATCGGGCACCGCCTCCATCTGCTCTGCCcgccccaaataccccaaaattaccccaaaatacccaaaacaCCCCCGGGACCGCCTCCATGCGCTCTGCCtgccccaaataccccaaaataaccccaaaataccccaaaacacccccgaGACCGCCTCCATGCGCTCTGCCcgccccaaataccccaaaataaccccaaaatacccccggGACCGCCTCCATGCGCTCTGCCCACCCCAAATACCCCgaaacaccccaaaataaccctAAACACCCCCAAGCCCGCCTGACACCGCCTTCATCCGCTCTGCCCGCTCAAAACCTTCAAAATagcccaaaataaccccaaaatacccccaagCCCGCCTTCATCCACTCTGCCCgccccaaaacctccaaaatgccccaaaataaccccaaaacttctcaaaatatcccaaaactccccaaactCCTCCCCCAACCCTCCGGCCCcccagaaaaaacccaaaacgcccccaaaaaccccaaactcctcCCCCAACCTCCCCggccccaaaaaaaacccaaacccgcccaaaaccccccaaactcctcccccaagcccttcgccccgccccggccccgccccccgcccctccccccccatttcctgcttcccttcccgAGCGCGGAACCAGGtacggggggggggggaatgggCGGGGGTCCGCGGCCACCCCCGaacccccccggcccccccgacccctccccaaattccccccggccccccccgGACCCTCCCCAATTCCCCCCgtgcccctcccccaccccagaggcgtttttgggggggtccgccctggcccccccgccccgccccgctcgCAGTGAGGCTCTTTGGGgcgacccctccccaaaaccgcgcggggggggggggggggcagagAAAccccccctgagacccctccccaaatcctgaAACCCCTCCCCAAAAGTTACGACCGCTCCCAAAAGTTGCGAACTCCCCCCAAAttctgagacccctccccaaaaccgCGACCCCTTCCCCAAACCGCACGGAGGGGGCGGGGAAACCCCCTGagaccccctccccaaattctgAGACCCCTTCCCAAAAGTCgcgacccctccccaaaaccgCGCGGGGGGGAGCGGGGAAACCCCcggagacccctccccaaattctgagacccctccccaaattccccgcaGGATGGAGCCGGAGGAGGGGGCCAATGGGGTGAGCGGCGCCCCCCAAGCCCGGGGGTCCTGagagcccccagaccccacCCCGGGGGTTCTGGGGGTcatgggggtctggggggggtctcagggtcgggggtcctgggggtgtcCCGGGGATTCTGGGTGGTcttgggggtcctggggtcTCGGGACTGGGGCGTCTGGGGGGTCtcgggggtctgggggtgtcccGGGGGTCTGGGGGCgcctggagctctgggggtCCCGGGAGTCTGGGGGGGTCTCAGGACTGGGGGGTTTGAGGGTCTCAGGGGTCTCGGGGtcgggggtcctgggggtgtcCCGGGGATCTGGGGGTGCCTGGAGGGTCTGGGGGTCTCAGGACTGGGGGGTCTGGAGGGTCTCAGGTTtctgggggggtcccgggggtgtcCGGGGGGTTGGGGGTCTCGGGGGTCCTGGGGGAGGtctggggggtcccgggggtgtccccggtgtccccccctgtgcccccccccaaactccccccaaatcgcccccagccccccagcacccacccccCTCCGCCCATCATCGGCGCCGAGGACGAGGACTTCGAGAACGACATCGAGCCCGTGAGTGCggggaggggtccctgggggctcccccagccccccccggccctgagccccctccccaaactcCCGCAGACCCCcgaggaggagcagagcagccccttccagagcctggagcagctgcgGCAGCACCCGCTGGCCCTGGCGGCCTTCCTGCAGCACTGCGTGCTCCAGTTCGACTCCTGCCCCGTGGTGAGGGCGGCGGGGGCGCCGACCCCGAGACCCCCGACCCAAATTATGGGGGGGCTCACCAGGGTGGGGGGGCTCACCAGGGTGGGGGGCTCAGGGTAACCTCTGCTCCCCGCTCCCtgccagcaggggctggagctgggggaaaactggggagggggctggggtgTTTGGAGTgtattttggggaggggtctcccattttgccccctccccagctctgttaCCTGCACGTGGACATGCTGAGGAGGATGAACCCCAAGGAGGGCCGGAAGCAATTCCTGGAGTTCTGCCACCTGTTCCTGGACAAGGCCGGGGtgagagacccctccccaaattcacaGAGACCCCGCCCCACCTCAGCAAcgacccccaaaatcctgacaccccctccccaaattctcTGACAGCTCCTGAGGGTGCCCATCCCACACCACGTCCAGTTCGAGCTGGGTGAGTGAGACCCCCGAGCCCCACCCCAATTGGTGGCACCCCCGACCCCCTCCCCTAATTGAGGAGGGGTCTCTCTGTTGCCCCCTCCCCAGAGCGCACCCGCCCGGAGCTGCTCCCCGAGGACGCCCCTGCTCGTGGGGGGCATTGGGGGGGTCTCCTCGCTAATTGAGGAGGGGTCTCTCTGTTGCCCCGTGGTTAATTGAGGAGGGGTCTCTGTTGCCCCCTCCCCAGAGCGCACCCGCCCGGAGCTGCTCCCGAGGACGCCCAGCGCCGCTTCCTGCAGGACGTGCAGAGCCACCAGGAGCCCGAGGTCATCAGGCAGCTCCAGGACTTCCggtgagacccctccccagtttgggtctgggggcttcatttgggtctgggggctccGTCTGGGCCATGGGTCTGGGGTCCCAGGACGTGCAGAGCTCCCAGGAACCCGAGGTGCGGAAGCAGCTGCAGGACTTCGCTGAGACCCCCGAACTGGGGAGAGGGCTCcatttgggtctggggtcccaGGTCCAAGCATTTGGTGGGGATGACCCCGGgcgagctggagctggagcggggTCATCCCTGAATTGAggatgggtctgggggctccgTTTGGGGTCTGTTTGGATTTGGGTCTGGGGTCGCAGGTCCAAGCATTTGGTGGGGATGACCCCGGGCGAGCCGGAGCTGGCGGAGCTGGAGTGGGGTCACCCCTGAATTGAggatgggtctgggggctccgtttggggtctgggggctccGTTTGGGCTCCGTTTGTATTTGGGTCTGGGGTCGCAGGTCCAAGCGCCTCATGGGGATGACCTGGGCGAGCCGGAGCTGGCGGAGCTGGAGCGGGGTCACCCCAAggatgggtctgggggctctgtttgggctctgggggctccgTTTGGGCTCTGTTTGTATTTGGGTCTGGGGTCGCAGGTCCAAGCGCCTCATGGGGATGACCCCGGGCGAGCCGGAGCTGGCGGAGCTGGAGCGGAGCCGGGCCCGGGACCCCGCGGGGGCCGCGAACGCGGAGCGGCTGCTGGCAGAGAGAgtgctgggcaggctggaggagATGCAGtgagtggggagggggctgcgaCCCCGGGAGACCCCCCCCATATTCCCCAAagcccccgggaccccccagtCCCAGCTGGAGGGGATGCAGTaaatggggagggggctgcaccccggcagaggcagctggcGGAGAGAgtgctgggcaggctggaggagATGCAGtgagtggggagggggctgcacccccgggagacccccccaaacccctgagacccccaggACCCTCCATAGGAGGAGATGCAGtgagtggggagggggctgcgcCCATGGGAGACCCCCCCCATattccccaaacccccccgggaccccccagtCCCAGCTGGAGGGGATGCAGTaaatggggagggggctgcgcCCATGGGAGACCCCCCCCATATTCCCCAAagcccccgggaccccccagaGGGGATGCAGTaaatggggagggggctgcacCCCGGGagacccccccccaaacccctgagacccccgggaccctccaTAGGAGGAGATGCAGtgagtggggagggggctgcgcCCACCCGGGACCCCCCCGGAAGAATCCGCGGGTAACGATTCCCCAAATCTGCgggatttcccccaaaatcgGCTCCGGAAATCCGCGGGACAGCCCGGAGCAGAGGGAACGCCCACAAGGCTGAGGGAACGCCCCTAAATTTGCATAGTCCCGCCCCAAAGCCCTGCGTGACTTCCTAAACAATATGAAAAACCGAAATTTCTGTAAAAACTCAAATTTCTGCTTAAAACCCtaaatttctgtaaaaaccccacatttctgtaaaaaatcccaaaacttctgtaaaaaaaaccccaaactcctgttaaaaaacccaaatccagcGANNNNNNNNNNNNNNNNNNNNNNNNNNNNNNNNNNNNNNNNNNNNNNNNNNNNNNNNNNNNNNNNNNNNNNNNNNNNNNNNNNNNNNNNNNNNNNNNNNNNNNNNNNNNNNNNNNNNNNNNNNNNNNNNNNNNNNNNNNNNNNNNNNNNNNNNNNNNNNNNNNNNNNNNNNNNNNNNNNNNNNNNNNNNNNNNNNNNNNNNTAAAATCCCCGAAACGGCCCCAAAATCACCGGAATGATCCCCAAAAATCGCCCCCCCGGGACCCCGAAATCCCGAAATGGACCCAAAACCACCGGAATTAACCCCAAAAGGGCCCCGGGAACCGAAAATCCCCGAAATGGCCGCAAATCCCCGAAACGACCCCAAAAATCGCCCCCGGGACCCCGAAATCACCGGAATGGACCCAAAACCACCGGAATTAGCCCCAAAAGGGCCCCGGGAACCGAAATCCCCGAAATGGCCGCAAAATCCCCGAACGACCCCAAAAATCGCCCCCGGGACCCGAAATCACCGGAATGGACCCAAAACCACCGGAATTAGCCCCAAAAATCCTTCCCGGGACCCTAAAATCGGtgaaattaccccaaaaatccccccggACCCCGAAATCACCGAAATGGACCCAAAACCACCGGAATTAGCCCCAAAAATCCTTCCCGGGACCCTAAAATCGGtgaaataaccccaaaaatcctccccgGAGCCCGAAATCCCCGAATttacccccaaaaatcctctccgaacccccaaatccccgaaatggacccaaaatcgccgaaattgccccaaaaatccctcccgGACCCCAAAATGACcgaaatgaccccaaaaatcccccctgGGAACGGAAAATCCacgaaatggccccaaaatcacCGGAATTATCCCCAAAAACCTTCCCGGGACCCTAAAATCCacgaaatggccccaaaaatccccctgggtccccaaaaatccccgaaacagccccaaaatcacTGAAAtgatccccaaaaatccccgaaatggccccaaatccccGAAATGGACCCAAAATCACCGGAATTATCCGAAAAATCATTCCCGGGAACCGAAAATCCacgaaatggccccaaaatcacCGGAATTATCCCCAAAAAGCTTCCCGGgaccctaaaatccccaaaatggccccaaaaatccccctgggtccccaaaatccccgaaatggccccaaaatccccgaaatggccccaaaatcacCGGAATCgcccccaggaccccaaaaatccccgaattaaccccaaaaattccttctcaggaccccaaaatcccccaattATCCCAAAaggaccccaaaaaaccccggATTTACCCCAAAAGTCCCCCCGGGGTTTGGAAATCACCGAAACAACCCCgaaaatgcccccaaaatttcccaaaatttcccaaaatcgCCGATTTTCGCCCCAAATTTCCGCCCAGGTCCCCCCATGGCCGAGGTCGCGCCccccccccaggagcccccggggacccccgagAGCGACCCCAGGGGGGGATGGGCAGGTGAGgaggggggggtttggggaaatttgggcggAAATcgggaaaaaaaatgttggggggatttggggggaaatttggggggaaatcgggaaaaaatggggaaaaatgctggggggatttggggggaaatttggggggaaatcggGAAAAATGTTGGGGAAAAAtgctgggggatttggggggaaatggggaaaaatattgggggaatttggggggaaatcgggaaaaaatgttgggggaatttggggggaaattgggaaaaaatgttgggaggatttggggggaaatttggggggaaatcgggaaaaaatattggggaaatttgggggaattttgggggaaatcgGGAAAAattctggggggatttggggaaatttgggggaaatcgggaaaaaatggggaaaaatgctggggggatttggggggaaatttggggggaaatcgggaaaaaatggggaaaaatgctggggggatttggggggaaatttggggggaaatcgggaaaaaatggggaaaatgctggggggatttggggggaaaatggggaaaaatcttgggggcaaatttgggggaaatcgggaaaaaatcttgggggaatttggggggaaatcggGAAAAAttctggggggaaaatggagaaatttggggggaaatcggGAAAAAtcttgggggaaatttggggaatttggggggaaatcggGGAAAAATTctgggagaatttgggggaaattttggggaaattttggggagttttgagCGAATTTTGGGTTTTGGAGGTTTTTGAGGTTCAGGGTGGATTTCGGGgtaaatttggggtgaatttcgGGGATTTCGGTGTCTCTCCCCCCAGGTTTTCCCTCCCGAAGTGGGCGTGGCTGTAGGCGCGGTGGGCGGGGCTTtgcggggaatttggggacattttgagggaatttggggttttggaggttttttgagGTTCAGGGTGGAtttcgggattttggggtgaattttgtgGATTTCGGCTTCTCTCTCCCCAGGTTTTCCCCGCCCAAGTGGGCGTGGCTGGAGGCGCGGTGGGCGGGGCTTTTGGGGTGGAATtcgggattttttttgggggggcgTTCGGGGATTTTCGAGCTTTGGGGCGGATTCTTGGATTCGGGgtaaatttggggtgaattttgtgGATTTCGGCGTCTCTCCCCCCAGGTTTTCCCCGCCCAAGTGGGcgtggctgtggctggaggcgCGGTGGGCGGGGCTTTGCGGGGAATGTGGGGACattttgagggaatttggggttttggaggtttttgaggttcagggtggattttggggtgaatttcgGGTATTTTGGCGTCTCTCCCCCAGGTTTTCCCCGCCCAAGTGGGcgtggctgtggctggaggcgCGGTGGGCGGGGCTctgggtggaatttggggacattttgagggaatttggggttttggaggttttttggggttcagggtggattttggggtaaatttcGGGTATTTCGGTGTCTCCCCCCAGGTTTTCCCCGCCCAAGTGGGCGCGGCTGTGGCTGGAGGCGCGGTGGGCGGGGCTGCGGCCCTGGGGGGCGTTCCTGGCCCCGCGGCGTTTCGGGGTCCCGCGAGATTTGGGGGAGCTGTGGCGGCGCCTGGCGCACAACGGGCGGCGCTTCCAGAGCAATTACCTGGCGCTGTTCGCGGGGCTCGCCCTGTACAGCCTGTGAGCCAATGCCGGCGAATTTCGGCAATTCTGGGCGGGTTTGGGCAATTCTGGGCGGGTTCGGGCAATTCTGGGCGGGTTTGGGCAATTCCGGGCGGGTTCGGGCAGTTCCGGGGGGGTTCGGGTAATTCCGGGGGGGTTCGGGCAATTCCGGGCGGGTTCGGGCAGTTCCGGGGGGGTTCGGGCAATTCCGGGCGGGTTCGCGCAATTCCGGGCGGGTTCGGGCAATTCCGGGCGGGTTCGGGCAGTTCCGGGGGGTTCGGGCAATTCCAGGGGGGTTCGGGTCATTCCGGGCGGGTTCGGGCAATTCCGGGGGGGTTCGGGCAATTCCGGGCGGGTTCGGGCAGTTCCGGGGGGGTTCGGGTAATTCCGGGGGGGTTCGGGCAGTTCCGGGGGGTTCGGGCAATTCCGGGGGGGTTCGGGCAATTCCGGGTGGGTTCGGGCAATTCCGGGCGGGTTCAGGTAATTCCGGGCGGGTTCGggttcccagtccctcccagtataaaccagtgac includes these proteins:
- the CD79A gene encoding LOW QUALITY PROTEIN: B-cell antigen receptor complex-associated protein alpha chain (The sequence of the model RefSeq protein was modified relative to this genomic sequence to represent the inferred CDS: deleted 2 bases in 1 codon); translated protein: MQPMAAAPQTRGAPPKLGVRAPLILSLLLFLPGSHGETPPHWPPSAVPPHSESPTPLSVPTSPDPSPICGSWGGVRVQPGPPSRSGPLGSSLSIECHYEPEDANVTWLQVCPRRQLGHSWSCTWPREVPAEGSGRQVSHERPGVSRLSFPHLRHNHSGLYFCRVWRGQAAAQSCGTFVRVLEEVPVPLLELGDATKNRILTAQGVLLLLCAAGPGLLLLFRKRWANERLLQPKKISLEEENLYEGLNLDECSMYEDISRGVQPTYQDVGTPPAADGLLEKP
- the ARHGEF1 gene encoding rho guanine nucleotide exchange factor 1; amino-acid sequence: MEPEEGANGPPSTHPPPPIIGAEDEDFENDIEPTPEEEQSSPFQSLEQLRQHPLALAAFLQHCVLQFDSCPVLCYLHVDMLRRMNPKEGRKQFLEFCHLFLDKAGLLRVPIPHHVQFELERTRPELLPEDAPRRFLQDVQSHQEPEVIRQLQDFRSKRLMGMTPGEPELAELERSRARDPAGAANAERLLAERVLGRLEEMQ